In one window of Marinifilum sp. JC120 DNA:
- the murF gene encoding UDP-N-acetylmuramoyl-tripeptide--D-alanyl-D-alanine ligase, with amino-acid sequence MKLTLSELEEQLMGSSDLPSAADIEIAAVRIDSRLVGKGDVFFCIEGENFDGHNFAEAALEAGAVAVVVSQFMPELADKPIIMVRDTVQALGRVAAYWRMKSKARMIAVTGSAGKTTVKEMLAHVLSGSGSVHKNFMNLNNQLGLPLSMLEATGEETYWVMELGISLPHDMGELGPIAQPDMAIVHNIGPAHLEGLGSLENVAVQKSSLFKYIRPEGKALCCKDHELLWNAANEITASIPFSSQDENAEYYSTLLHTLPDGSGRFLIKAGAETAEVILPTCGSHFAENAAAVTCAAHQLGMELTDIAERLATVELPKQRFHCHTHGEWTLIDDSYNANPLSMNRAIDTAKRIAGERPLVLVLGDMLELGEEAGCAHCDLGIKIASVNPDATFYHGGHYAEVASNTNGSTLVPVNKPAEFLNGIHELGLSDAVVLFKGSRSCRMEDYFHALNNDINGETGGNKA; translated from the coding sequence GTGAAGCTGACTTTGTCTGAACTCGAAGAACAGCTCATGGGGAGCAGTGATCTACCCTCTGCGGCAGACATCGAAATCGCAGCCGTGCGCATTGACAGCAGGCTGGTGGGAAAAGGCGATGTCTTCTTCTGCATTGAAGGGGAAAATTTCGACGGTCACAACTTTGCCGAAGCGGCTCTTGAAGCCGGAGCGGTTGCGGTTGTTGTTTCCCAATTCATGCCCGAGCTTGCAGATAAGCCGATCATCATGGTCCGTGATACTGTTCAGGCCCTCGGGCGGGTTGCCGCATACTGGCGTATGAAATCCAAGGCCCGCATGATCGCCGTTACAGGTTCAGCAGGCAAGACAACCGTAAAAGAGATGCTGGCCCACGTACTTTCCGGGTCCGGATCTGTGCATAAAAATTTCATGAACCTGAACAACCAGCTAGGTCTGCCTCTTTCCATGCTTGAAGCAACCGGTGAGGAAACTTACTGGGTCATGGAGCTTGGCATCAGCCTGCCCCACGACATGGGCGAGCTTGGTCCCATTGCCCAGCCCGATATGGCTATTGTCCATAACATCGGCCCCGCACACCTCGAGGGCCTTGGTTCGCTGGAAAATGTGGCTGTTCAGAAATCATCACTTTTCAAATACATCCGCCCCGAAGGCAAAGCCCTGTGCTGCAAGGATCACGAACTGCTCTGGAATGCGGCAAATGAAATCACCGCGTCCATTCCATTTTCCTCTCAGGATGAAAATGCAGAATACTACAGCACCTTGCTGCACACCCTGCCTGACGGTTCTGGAAGGTTCCTGATCAAGGCCGGTGCAGAAACAGCAGAAGTGATCCTGCCCACCTGCGGTTCCCACTTTGCGGAAAACGCAGCCGCCGTAACCTGTGCGGCTCACCAATTGGGTATGGAGCTTACAGATATCGCCGAAAGACTGGCAACAGTTGAACTGCCCAAGCAGAGATTTCACTGCCACACCCACGGCGAATGGACACTTATCGACGACTCATACAACGCCAATCCATTATCCATGAACCGGGCCATCGACACTGCCAAGCGTATTGCCGGAGAAAGGCCGCTGGTACTGGTACTCGGAGATATGCTGGAACTGGGCGAAGAGGCCGGGTGTGCGCATTGCGACCTTGGCATCAAGATCGCTTCAGTGAATCCGGACGCAACATTTTACCATGGCGGACACTACGCCGAAGTAGCCTCAAATACCAACGGCTCTACTTTGGTTCCGGTGAACAAGCCTGCTGAATTTTTGAACGGAATACACGAACTGGGTCTCAGCGATGCGGTAGTCCTCTTTAAAGGGTCGAGGTCCTGCCGCATGGAAGATTACTTCCACGCACTTAACAATGACATCAATGGGGAGACCGGAGGAAACAAAGCATGA
- a CDS encoding phospho-N-acetylmuramoyl-pentapeptide-transferase — MIYHFLVPLSAQIGALNVFRYITFRSIYALLTALVITIVLGPMMMRWLQKVKCGQYIQDEVGEMHKCKAGTPTMGGLLLGFGVLVSTLLWADLTNVYVWLTMLVFAGFGLVGFVDDYTKIKGKKNKGISPKAKLLGQLLVAGTAVGFLIMQPAYSTELAVPFFKNFTPNLGWMYLPFALLVMIGASNGVNLTDGLDGLAIGPSITSATCYAFFIYIAGHVGMASYLNVPHVPGVGEVTVFCGALVGAGLGFLWYNAYPAQLFMGDVGSLSIGGVLGFVAVLCKQELLLIIVGGVFVFETISVIMQVSYFKVSGGKRIFRMAPLHHHFEHKGIPESKIVIRFWVISILMALMALSTLKIR, encoded by the coding sequence ATGATTTATCATTTTCTAGTCCCCTTGAGTGCGCAAATAGGTGCACTTAACGTATTCCGCTACATCACCTTTCGCTCCATCTACGCCCTGCTGACCGCGCTGGTCATTACAATCGTACTCGGGCCCATGATGATGCGCTGGCTGCAAAAAGTTAAATGCGGGCAGTACATTCAAGACGAAGTGGGTGAAATGCACAAATGCAAGGCCGGAACCCCGACTATGGGCGGCCTGCTGCTGGGATTTGGTGTGCTGGTCTCCACCCTGCTCTGGGCAGATTTGACCAATGTCTATGTCTGGCTGACCATGCTGGTCTTTGCCGGATTCGGGCTGGTTGGTTTTGTGGATGATTACACCAAAATCAAAGGCAAGAAGAATAAGGGTATTTCCCCCAAAGCCAAGCTTTTAGGCCAGCTGCTGGTAGCTGGAACAGCAGTGGGATTCCTGATCATGCAGCCCGCATATTCCACGGAATTGGCGGTGCCTTTTTTCAAGAATTTTACTCCGAACCTCGGCTGGATGTATCTTCCGTTTGCCCTGCTGGTCATGATCGGGGCATCCAACGGAGTCAACCTTACGGATGGACTAGACGGTCTGGCTATCGGGCCTTCCATCACCAGTGCCACCTGTTATGCATTTTTTATTTACATCGCCGGACACGTGGGCATGGCCAGCTATCTAAATGTCCCCCATGTTCCCGGCGTGGGTGAGGTCACCGTCTTCTGCGGTGCACTTGTGGGCGCGGGGCTTGGTTTCCTCTGGTACAACGCATATCCGGCGCAGCTTTTCATGGGTGATGTAGGATCACTCAGCATCGGCGGCGTGCTCGGTTTTGTCGCTGTACTCTGTAAGCAGGAATTGCTGCTGATCATCGTCGGCGGGGTTTTCGTCTTCGAGACCATCTCAGTAATCATGCAGGTTAGTTATTTCAAGGTCAGCGGCGGCAAGCGGATTTTCCGCATGGCACCGCTACACCACCATTTTGAACACAAGGGAATTCCGGAATCCAAGATTGTTATCAGATTCTGGGTCATCTCTATTTTAATGGCCCTTATGGCCCTGAGTACCCTGAAGATCAGGTAA